In the genome of Macellibacteroides fermentans, one region contains:
- a CDS encoding Gfo/Idh/MocA family protein: MEQDKKIRFAVVGCGHIGKRHIEMVRREPGAQLVAICDVLPLELLKLDTGDQSVVPAGALNENRRAGNEPADVILFFKDLSTLLSANLPIDVISICTPNGMHASMAIKSIEAGYHIVVEKPLALTVSEAERVVFTSLKYRKQVFCVMQNRYSPPSVWIKELIDSKKLGDLYMVQLNCYWNRDDRYYKPGGWHGTALLDGGTLFTQFSHFIDIMYWLFGDITNIQARFRDFNHSRLTDFEDSGFVSFDFVNGGVGTLNYSTSVWDKNMESSILIVAQNGSVKIGGQYMNEVEYCHVKDYQLPQLAPTNPGNDYGAYKGSAQNHNYVIQNVVRVLSGNACITTNVLEGLKVVDIIQRIYALKDK, translated from the coding sequence ATGGAACAAGATAAAAAAATACGCTTTGCCGTTGTTGGCTGCGGACACATCGGAAAGCGCCACATTGAGATGGTTCGCAGAGAACCGGGAGCACAATTAGTAGCCATATGCGATGTGCTGCCTCTGGAGTTGCTAAAGCTGGACACGGGAGATCAGTCGGTTGTTCCTGCCGGAGCTCTCAATGAAAACAGGCGGGCCGGAAATGAACCGGCCGACGTAATTCTGTTTTTTAAGGATTTGTCCACACTTTTGTCGGCGAACCTCCCCATAGATGTAATCAGTATTTGTACTCCCAACGGGATGCATGCCTCCATGGCCATTAAATCAATTGAGGCAGGATATCACATTGTTGTGGAGAAACCCCTGGCGCTTACCGTTTCCGAGGCAGAGCGGGTGGTATTTACCTCCCTGAAATATCGGAAGCAGGTGTTTTGTGTGATGCAAAACCGGTATTCGCCTCCTTCCGTATGGATAAAAGAGCTGATTGATTCCAAAAAACTGGGCGATTTATACATGGTGCAGCTAAATTGTTACTGGAACCGTGACGACCGGTATTATAAACCGGGCGGCTGGCACGGTACGGCTCTGCTGGACGGAGGAACTCTGTTTACCCAATTCTCCCATTTTATTGATATCATGTACTGGCTTTTTGGAGATATCACCAATATTCAGGCTCGTTTCCGAGACTTTAACCACAGCAGACTCACCGATTTTGAAGATTCGGGGTTCGTGAGTTTCGATTTTGTGAACGGAGGTGTGGGTACCCTCAATTATTCGACCTCCGTATGGGATAAGAATATGGAGAGCAGCATTCTTATCGTGGCTCAAAACGGAAGCGTGAAGATAGGGGGGCAGTATATGAACGAAGTAGAATATTGCCATGTAAAGGATTATCAGTTGCCCCAATTGGCTCCCACCAATCCCGGCAACGACTATGGAGCCTATAAAGGTTCCGCACAAAATCATAATTATGTAATTCAAAATGTAGTCCGGGTTCTCTCAGGAAACGCATGTATAACCACCAATGTGCTGGAAGGGTTAAAGGTTGTGGATATTATTCAACGTATTTATGCCTTAAAGGATAAATAA